Within Micavibrio sp. TMED2, the genomic segment ATTGACCCGCGCTTGCTGGCCGCCGCCGCCAGTTTGGGCGCCGGATCATGGCACCGGCTGCTTCGGATCATCCTGCCCCTGTCGCTGCCCGGCATCGTCGCCGGGGCGATGACCGCCTTTGCCGCAGCACTCGGCGAGTTCGGGGCGATTATCACCTTTGTCTCCAACATACCGGGGGAGACACGGACCCTGCCGCTCGCTATCTTCACCGCCCTGCAGTCACCGGGCGGGGAGGCGCTGGCGGCACAGCTTGCCGGGCTGTCGGTAGCACTGGCGCTGGTGGTGTTGCTGGGGGCAGATATGCTGGGGCGCTGGCTGGCGCGACGGATTGGTCACCGGGTGACGGTGCCCGGCAAGCGCTGATTGATCAGAACGCCTGAATAATATCAGAGATACAGGACCATGCCTTCGCGCGCGGCGATAGTGCCGGGGCGGGTGGCTTCGGCAGCCGAGGCAATCTCGTCCATCTGTTCGTCGGTGCGCTCGGGATCATGGTGGAAGATCACCACCTTGCCCACATTGGCGGCCTCACCGACCTTGCATGCCTCCTGCCATGTGGAATGGCCCCAGCCCTTCTTGGCCGGGTATTCCTCATCGGTATAGGTG encodes:
- a CDS encoding molybdate ABC transporter permease; translation: MMLDAAAGEALWLSFRIAGVAVVWSLPLAFMLALALTHPRLPLTGRALLDILVHLPLILPPVVIGYLLLVTLGHQAPLGHWLEAVFGIRFVFSWTGAALAAGVVSLPFQVRAIRLSIEAIDPRLLAAAASLGAGSWHRLLRIILPLSLPGIVAGAMTAFAAALGEFGAIITFVSNIPGETRTLPLAIFTALQSPGGEALAAQLAGLSVALALVVLLGADMLGRWLARRIGHRVTVPGKR